In the Trichoderma atroviride chromosome 4, complete sequence genome, ATTTACGAAAGTCAATGTGCCAAGATATACCAAACATGTTTTAAAGATACCCCAATATGGTCATAATAACAACCAAGAGATGGTTTGTATAGAGAAATCAATTCAGCGTCCAAGAATGTGACAGCTCCTACTATACTTGTAACAGACATCTCAGCTTGTTAACAAGTGAATaatgaaaaagagcaaaccaGTCACCGCATGACATAAAGTAGtacatcaacatcattcaATCAATGACACCGTTTCTACATGTGCCTCATCGCAAGCAATTCCAAATCAAAACACATATATGCAAGTAtagtaaactattattaGCCATATACAGTTCAACACGCCCCCCCATTCAAACAGACACGAAGCAAACCAAGCGCTACataatcatcatcattaGATATccacatctccatctcggcaATACAACAAATAAAGACACACCACGCAGCGCCGATCAGACTatacaaaaaaagcaaatgcCATATTCCCTCCTCGGCGCCCCTTTCCCTCCTTTCGACACTGTCCTCCGAGTTGCCAGATTCGGCTACACGTGGCGGCACTAAGAccgtttcttcttctttttttccgtcTGCATCTGATTGGTGGAGTTTCAGGCACGAGGGTGCCAAGAGCCAAAGTAGGAAAATCTCACCTCAGCTAGGTAAGGAGAGAGAAATCAACAAAAGTGATGCGTGTCAAATTGCGAGacggaaaaaaaggcagaatgACTCTGCAGAATGACAATGCAGCATGGACAAGAGACCTTTCATCGCAAGTAATGACACGCACTCACACAAAGGGAAATGACAAAAAGAGAGGTAGATCAAATGAATGATCTTATTAAGATAAAATAGTACTAGTAAAACAGGGGTTGCTAAAAGGAAATCTGTGAAAAGACTAGAGGGTCGTTTCGCATCCTGAAAGCGCGAGAAAGAAAGTTTTTTTGGAATCTTTGGGTTAACATTTTTAACTAATAGTTTAGTCGATTGTTTGGCTTCTACCGCATTACAAAAAACGTCGCAACGTCAAACACATCTCTGGGGGTACATGCTCCGTACCCCGGGTATGATTTCATCAAAAACCTGCAGTATACCATTACTTGCAGCCATCCACCCCAACCACGTAAAAAGGAAACaggttttaaaaaaataaaaagctgAAAAAATGtaaaatgaaaagagaacAGCTCTTTTATGCAaagagatgcagatgcaacaCCGCGTCTAGATCGCTTATACCTCAACGGTGGTGGGCTTCTCGATGTAGTCACCAGTGCCCATGGTAGCGGCAAAGGTGGTGGTGGGCTTCCAGCCGGCAGAGGTACGGGGAGTGgtctcctccatcatcttgtcGACCTGCTCGAGAGACAGACCCTTGGTCTCGGGGATGAGGAAGTAGGAGTAGATGAAAGCGCAAGTGCAGAGACCTCcccagatgaagaagacggaggacTTGAGGTTGCCCTTGTCGGTACCGACCATGTAGGgggtgatgacggcgatgatggtgttCCACAGCCAGTTGGAAGCAGTGGACAGAGCAACACCACGAGATCGGATAGGCAGAGGGAAGATTTCACCAATGACAATCCAGGCACCAGGGCCCCAGgtggaggcgaagaagaagatgaagatggcgatgaaggcgaTCTGAGCATTGACAGCGGAGATGTTGTCGGCGAGGTTCTGGGTAGGGTCGCTGGGATCGGGGTGGGTCTTGTTGAAACCAATGGTGACACCAATGATGGCGACCAGGAACTGGCAGATGAGCATACCAAGAGCaccgaagatgaggatggtACGACGACCGAATCGCTCGACAGTCCAGAAAGACAGAGGTGTGGAGCAGACGTTGACCAGGGAGAAGATGAGggagatcaagaaggagTTGCTGATGGCACCGGTGGACTGGAGGAAGGGAGTAGAGTAGtagaagatgaagttgacACCGGTCCActgctgcatcatctgcatgGAGGTACCGAGGATGGTTCGTCGCAGGTTAGACTTGCCGGTCCAGAGAGAGCCCTTGAAGCAGTTGGCCCAAGAGCCGAACCAGGTGGTGGAGGGGATCAGGGCACGCTCGTACTCCTCGTTGGCGATAATCTCAGCAAGCTCGTTCTGGACATAGTCGGAGTCCTCAGGCTGGCCTCGGACACGGGACAGGGAGTTGATGGCCTTTTGGATCTCGCCCTTCTTGACAAAGTAACGGGGAGAGTCGGGGAGGAACATCAGACCGCCACCAAGGATCAGGGCCCAGGGGAACTGGATGGCAATGGGGACGCGGTAAGCGCCGGTGTTGTGGTAGTTCTTGGTGCCGTAGACAATGCAAGAGGCGAGCAGGATACCAATGGTAATGCAGAACTGGTAACCGGCGACGAGAGCACCACGAACCTTGCGGGGGGCACTGTGAAGGAGGGTTAGCGGCCAGGAACAGCAATTACCAAAACGGATGGAGCCAAGACTTACAATCTCAGACATGTACAGAATGACAATGGCAGACTCGAAACCGACACCGAGACCGGCAATCAGACGACCGGCAACAATGGGGCCGAGAGCGTGCTCGGGAGAGGTAACCATCTGGATAATGACTCCGATCATGTAGATGACACAGCCGATGATGACGGTCCACTTTCGGCCAATCCAGTCGGAAACGTCACCAGCGATCAGGGCACCGAAGAAGGTACCGCAGGACAGGATGGAGGTGATGAGGGAGGTGTGGCTGTCGGTGAGCTTGGTGGCGAGGGCACCCTCGACGGCCTGGTAGAAGATGGGCGAGCCGTTGACACCGTTGATGTAACCGGAGTCAtagccgaagaagatgcctcCGAACGAGGCAAAGGCACAGATCAGGTACGCCTGCCAGGTGATGGGGGCCTCGATGTGCTCGACATCTTGGGTAGTGTGGATGCCCACGGATTGCTTGCGCGCCTCCGCGGGGTGGACTTCTTGCGAGTCGGACATGGCGTCGAGCGTTGGAATTCTCGAGTTCTCCCGTCGATTGTGTTGGCGATGGTtggaatggaagaagaggaaactCCCGGGCCGAGCGAACGGAGCGGGTTCTTTGCAGTGAGACAGAGATCGACGAGGCAAGACAGGAGCAACCCAGGGAAGGGGCGGCGGCAGGC is a window encoding:
- a CDS encoding uncharacterized protein (EggNog:ENOG41~TransMembrane:12 (i34-52o82-100i112-130o136-162i169-191o203-222i301-323o335-357i364-389o409-436i448-471o483-501i)) — protein: MSDSQEVHPAEARKQSVGIHTTQDVEHIEAPITWQAYLICAFASFGGIFFGYDSGYINGVNGSPIFYQAVEGALATKLTDSHTSLITSILSCGTFFGALIAGDVSDWIGRKWTVIIGCVIYMIGVIIQMVTSPEHALGPIVAGRLIAGLGVGFESAIVILYMSEIVRGALVAGYQFCITIGILLASCIVYGTKNYHNTGAYRVPIAIQFPWALILGGGLMFLPDSPRYFVKKGEIQKAINSLSRVRGQPEDSDYVQNELAEIIANEEYERALIPSTTWFGSWANCFKGSLWTGKSNLRRTILGTSMQMMQQWTGVNFIFYYSTPFLQSTGAISNSFLISLIFSLVNVCSTPLSFWTVERFGRRTILIFGALGMLICQFLVAIIGVTIGFNKTHPDPSDPTQNLADNISAVNAQIAFIAIFIFFFASTWGPGAWIVIGEIFPLPIRSRGVALSTASNWLWNTIIAVITPYMVGTDKGNLKSSVFFIWGGLCTCAFIYSYFLIPETKGLSLEQVDKMMEETTPRTSAGWKPTTTFAATMGTGDYIEKPTTVEV